A single region of the Lates calcarifer isolate ASB-BC8 linkage group LG3, TLL_Latcal_v3, whole genome shotgun sequence genome encodes:
- the LOC108886973 gene encoding protein FAM131B isoform X3 → MGCIGSRTITVDAVPVRKDGDQHGRAEFSWEGINLSMEDTTSILPRLKRKSTNTYGIGALAKSSLSGVTRSMKDKVTKPTAMAQGRVAHMIEWQSWGKPSAGPLGGAGHTNLQREKERRMENDAYSDLSDGEKEARFAAGIMQQFAISEATLFGWNSMDGESMGAGSNQGSVAHLSEVNQESITSRDQVLHHSSADVWPHTYVSQGLYCLSSSDAWDPITSQPSGVASPAAGSYIMAAGGSNGAGGTPGEGYEGTVSSYLQQHQAQLTLQQQSQLQQLQQLHHYQQQLLQYQQQQSMEHRLHSASHSLQATPNSTIHSLGPPTHPRLADLWGAAQVEAHQVEIVGQLSGQMAEMVGGVVETVGEEPEPESEGIPEQHEEEEEELTKVEEVTLTLEPEPCSLTPSPLREEAPSTRGSSPGLPAQTTESIAERIPFDVTPCVVQSLEEKDEETEEGSIVVVATN, encoded by the exons CATGGCCGTGCCGAGTTTTCCTGGGAAGGAATCAAT TTGTCCATGGAGGACACTACTTCCATTCTGCCTCGTCTCAAGAGGAAGTCCACCAACACCTATGGGATCGGTGCTCTGGCTAAGTCCTCTCTGTcag GGGTGACTCGCTCCATGAAGGACAAAGTGACCAAGCCCACCGCCATGGCCCAGGGTCGCGTCGCTCACATGATTGAGTGGCAGAGCTGGGGCAAACCATCAGCGGGGCCGCTGGGAGGGGCGGGACACACCAACCTGcaaagggaaaaagagaggaggatggagaacGACGCTTACAGCGACCTTAGTGATGGCGAGAAGGAGGCCCGCTTTGCTGCAG GCATCATGCAGCAGTTTGCAATCTCTGAGGCGACTCTGTTTGGCTGGAACTCGATGGACGGGGAGAGTATGGGAGCTGGCTCCAACCAGGGCAGTGTTGCTCACCTTAGTGAGGTCAACCAGGAGAGCATCACCAGCAGAG ATCAGGTGCTGCACCACTCCTCTGCGGATGTCTGGCCTCACACCTACGTCTCACAAGGCCTCTACTGCCTGTCGTCCTCTGATGCCTGGGACCCAATAACCAGCCAGCCCTCGGGCGTGGCCTCGCCTGCCGCAGGCTCCTACATCATGGCTGCTG GTGGCAGCAATGGAGCAGGTGGTACACCTGGTGAGGGATACGAGGGGACGGTAAGTAGTTACCTTCAGCAGCACCAGGCTCAACtcaccctgcagcagcagagccaacTCCAACAGCTCCAGCAGCTTCACCACtaccagcagcagcttctgcaGTACCAACAACAACAG TCTATGGAGCACAGGCTACACAGTGCCTCCCATTCCCTCCAAGCCACTCCCAACAGTACCATCCACAGCCTCGGGCCTCCCACCCACCCTCGGCTAGCTGACCTGTGGGGAGCTGCGCAGGTCGAGGCTCACCAG GTGGAGATCGTTGGGCAGTTGAGTGGACAGATGGCTGAAATGGTTGGAGGAGTGGTGGAGACAGTTGGGGAGGAGCCAGAGCCCGAGTCTGAAGGCATCCCTGAGCAgcatgaagaggaagaagaggagctgACAAAG GTAGAAGAGGTAACATTAACCTTAGAGCCTGAGCCATGCTCTTTGACCCCGTCCCCACTGAGGGAGGAGGCCCCATCGACCAGAGGTTCAAGCCCAGGACTGCCAGCACAGACCACTGAATCCATCGCGGAGAGGATACCGTTTGACGTCACGCCCTGCGTCGTCCAATCGCTGGAGGAGAAGGACGAAGAGACGGAGGAGGGctccattgttgttgttgcaacCAACTGA
- the LOC108886973 gene encoding protein FAM131B isoform X1 → MGCIGSRTITVDAVPVRKDGDQHGRAEFSWEGINLSMEDTTSILPRLKRKSTNTYGIGALAKSSLSGVSGVTRSMKDKVTKPTAMAQGRVAHMIEWQSWGKPSAGPLGGAGHTNLQREKERRMENDAYSDLSDGEKEARFAAGIMQQFAISEATLFGWNSMDGESMGAGSNQGSVAHLSEVNQESITSRDQVLHHSSADVWPHTYVSQGLYCLSSSDAWDPITSQPSGVASPAAGSYIMAAGGSNGAGGTPGEGYEGTVSSYLQQHQAQLTLQQQSQLQQLQQLHHYQQQLLQYQQQQSMEHRLHSASHSLQATPNSTIHSLGPPTHPRLADLWGAAQVEAHQVEIVGQLSGQMAEMVGGVVETVGEEPEPESEGIPEQHEEEEEELTKVEEVTLTLEPEPCSLTPSPLREEAPSTRGSSPGLPAQTTESIAERIPFDVTPCVVQSLEEKDEETEEGSIVVVATN, encoded by the exons CATGGCCGTGCCGAGTTTTCCTGGGAAGGAATCAAT TTGTCCATGGAGGACACTACTTCCATTCTGCCTCGTCTCAAGAGGAAGTCCACCAACACCTATGGGATCGGTGCTCTGGCTAAGTCCTCTCTGTcaggtgtgtcag GGGTGACTCGCTCCATGAAGGACAAAGTGACCAAGCCCACCGCCATGGCCCAGGGTCGCGTCGCTCACATGATTGAGTGGCAGAGCTGGGGCAAACCATCAGCGGGGCCGCTGGGAGGGGCGGGACACACCAACCTGcaaagggaaaaagagaggaggatggagaacGACGCTTACAGCGACCTTAGTGATGGCGAGAAGGAGGCCCGCTTTGCTGCAG GCATCATGCAGCAGTTTGCAATCTCTGAGGCGACTCTGTTTGGCTGGAACTCGATGGACGGGGAGAGTATGGGAGCTGGCTCCAACCAGGGCAGTGTTGCTCACCTTAGTGAGGTCAACCAGGAGAGCATCACCAGCAGAG ATCAGGTGCTGCACCACTCCTCTGCGGATGTCTGGCCTCACACCTACGTCTCACAAGGCCTCTACTGCCTGTCGTCCTCTGATGCCTGGGACCCAATAACCAGCCAGCCCTCGGGCGTGGCCTCGCCTGCCGCAGGCTCCTACATCATGGCTGCTG GTGGCAGCAATGGAGCAGGTGGTACACCTGGTGAGGGATACGAGGGGACGGTAAGTAGTTACCTTCAGCAGCACCAGGCTCAACtcaccctgcagcagcagagccaacTCCAACAGCTCCAGCAGCTTCACCACtaccagcagcagcttctgcaGTACCAACAACAACAG TCTATGGAGCACAGGCTACACAGTGCCTCCCATTCCCTCCAAGCCACTCCCAACAGTACCATCCACAGCCTCGGGCCTCCCACCCACCCTCGGCTAGCTGACCTGTGGGGAGCTGCGCAGGTCGAGGCTCACCAG GTGGAGATCGTTGGGCAGTTGAGTGGACAGATGGCTGAAATGGTTGGAGGAGTGGTGGAGACAGTTGGGGAGGAGCCAGAGCCCGAGTCTGAAGGCATCCCTGAGCAgcatgaagaggaagaagaggagctgACAAAG GTAGAAGAGGTAACATTAACCTTAGAGCCTGAGCCATGCTCTTTGACCCCGTCCCCACTGAGGGAGGAGGCCCCATCGACCAGAGGTTCAAGCCCAGGACTGCCAGCACAGACCACTGAATCCATCGCGGAGAGGATACCGTTTGACGTCACGCCCTGCGTCGTCCAATCGCTGGAGGAGAAGGACGAAGAGACGGAGGAGGGctccattgttgttgttgcaacCAACTGA
- the LOC108886973 gene encoding protein FAM131B isoform X2: MGCIGSRTIMDAVPVRKDGDQHGRAEFSWEGINLSMEDTTSILPRLKRKSTNTYGIGALAKSSLSGVSGVTRSMKDKVTKPTAMAQGRVAHMIEWQSWGKPSAGPLGGAGHTNLQREKERRMENDAYSDLSDGEKEARFAAGIMQQFAISEATLFGWNSMDGESMGAGSNQGSVAHLSEVNQESITSRDQVLHHSSADVWPHTYVSQGLYCLSSSDAWDPITSQPSGVASPAAGSYIMAAGGSNGAGGTPGEGYEGTVSSYLQQHQAQLTLQQQSQLQQLQQLHHYQQQLLQYQQQQSMEHRLHSASHSLQATPNSTIHSLGPPTHPRLADLWGAAQVEAHQVEIVGQLSGQMAEMVGGVVETVGEEPEPESEGIPEQHEEEEEELTKVEEVTLTLEPEPCSLTPSPLREEAPSTRGSSPGLPAQTTESIAERIPFDVTPCVVQSLEEKDEETEEGSIVVVATN; the protein is encoded by the exons CATGGCCGTGCCGAGTTTTCCTGGGAAGGAATCAAT TTGTCCATGGAGGACACTACTTCCATTCTGCCTCGTCTCAAGAGGAAGTCCACCAACACCTATGGGATCGGTGCTCTGGCTAAGTCCTCTCTGTcaggtgtgtcag GGGTGACTCGCTCCATGAAGGACAAAGTGACCAAGCCCACCGCCATGGCCCAGGGTCGCGTCGCTCACATGATTGAGTGGCAGAGCTGGGGCAAACCATCAGCGGGGCCGCTGGGAGGGGCGGGACACACCAACCTGcaaagggaaaaagagaggaggatggagaacGACGCTTACAGCGACCTTAGTGATGGCGAGAAGGAGGCCCGCTTTGCTGCAG GCATCATGCAGCAGTTTGCAATCTCTGAGGCGACTCTGTTTGGCTGGAACTCGATGGACGGGGAGAGTATGGGAGCTGGCTCCAACCAGGGCAGTGTTGCTCACCTTAGTGAGGTCAACCAGGAGAGCATCACCAGCAGAG ATCAGGTGCTGCACCACTCCTCTGCGGATGTCTGGCCTCACACCTACGTCTCACAAGGCCTCTACTGCCTGTCGTCCTCTGATGCCTGGGACCCAATAACCAGCCAGCCCTCGGGCGTGGCCTCGCCTGCCGCAGGCTCCTACATCATGGCTGCTG GTGGCAGCAATGGAGCAGGTGGTACACCTGGTGAGGGATACGAGGGGACGGTAAGTAGTTACCTTCAGCAGCACCAGGCTCAACtcaccctgcagcagcagagccaacTCCAACAGCTCCAGCAGCTTCACCACtaccagcagcagcttctgcaGTACCAACAACAACAG TCTATGGAGCACAGGCTACACAGTGCCTCCCATTCCCTCCAAGCCACTCCCAACAGTACCATCCACAGCCTCGGGCCTCCCACCCACCCTCGGCTAGCTGACCTGTGGGGAGCTGCGCAGGTCGAGGCTCACCAG GTGGAGATCGTTGGGCAGTTGAGTGGACAGATGGCTGAAATGGTTGGAGGAGTGGTGGAGACAGTTGGGGAGGAGCCAGAGCCCGAGTCTGAAGGCATCCCTGAGCAgcatgaagaggaagaagaggagctgACAAAG GTAGAAGAGGTAACATTAACCTTAGAGCCTGAGCCATGCTCTTTGACCCCGTCCCCACTGAGGGAGGAGGCCCCATCGACCAGAGGTTCAAGCCCAGGACTGCCAGCACAGACCACTGAATCCATCGCGGAGAGGATACCGTTTGACGTCACGCCCTGCGTCGTCCAATCGCTGGAGGAGAAGGACGAAGAGACGGAGGAGGGctccattgttgttgttgcaacCAACTGA
- the LOC108886973 gene encoding uncharacterized protein LOC108886973 isoform X5 codes for MGCIGSRTIMDAVPVRKDGDQLSMEDTTSILPRLKRKSTNTYGIGALAKSSLSGVSGVTRSMKDKVTKPTAMAQGRVAHMIEWQSWGKPSAGPLGGAGHTNLQREKERRMENDAYSDLSDGEKEARFAAGIMQQFAISEATLFGWNSMDGESMGAGSNQGSVAHLSEVNQESITSRDQVLHHSSADVWPHTYVSQGLYCLSSSDAWDPITSQPSGVASPAAGSYIMAAGGSNGAGGTPGEGYEGTVSSYLQQHQAQLTLQQQSQLQQLQQLHHYQQQLLQYQQQQSMEHRLHSASHSLQATPNSTIHSLGPPTHPRLADLWGAAQVEAHQVEIVGQLSGQMAEMVGGVVETVGEEPEPESEGIPEQHEEEEEELTKVEEVTLTLEPEPCSLTPSPLREEAPSTRGSSPGLPAQTTESIAERIPFDVTPCVVQSLEEKDEETEEGSIVVVATN; via the exons TTGTCCATGGAGGACACTACTTCCATTCTGCCTCGTCTCAAGAGGAAGTCCACCAACACCTATGGGATCGGTGCTCTGGCTAAGTCCTCTCTGTcaggtgtgtcag GGGTGACTCGCTCCATGAAGGACAAAGTGACCAAGCCCACCGCCATGGCCCAGGGTCGCGTCGCTCACATGATTGAGTGGCAGAGCTGGGGCAAACCATCAGCGGGGCCGCTGGGAGGGGCGGGACACACCAACCTGcaaagggaaaaagagaggaggatggagaacGACGCTTACAGCGACCTTAGTGATGGCGAGAAGGAGGCCCGCTTTGCTGCAG GCATCATGCAGCAGTTTGCAATCTCTGAGGCGACTCTGTTTGGCTGGAACTCGATGGACGGGGAGAGTATGGGAGCTGGCTCCAACCAGGGCAGTGTTGCTCACCTTAGTGAGGTCAACCAGGAGAGCATCACCAGCAGAG ATCAGGTGCTGCACCACTCCTCTGCGGATGTCTGGCCTCACACCTACGTCTCACAAGGCCTCTACTGCCTGTCGTCCTCTGATGCCTGGGACCCAATAACCAGCCAGCCCTCGGGCGTGGCCTCGCCTGCCGCAGGCTCCTACATCATGGCTGCTG GTGGCAGCAATGGAGCAGGTGGTACACCTGGTGAGGGATACGAGGGGACGGTAAGTAGTTACCTTCAGCAGCACCAGGCTCAACtcaccctgcagcagcagagccaacTCCAACAGCTCCAGCAGCTTCACCACtaccagcagcagcttctgcaGTACCAACAACAACAG TCTATGGAGCACAGGCTACACAGTGCCTCCCATTCCCTCCAAGCCACTCCCAACAGTACCATCCACAGCCTCGGGCCTCCCACCCACCCTCGGCTAGCTGACCTGTGGGGAGCTGCGCAGGTCGAGGCTCACCAG GTGGAGATCGTTGGGCAGTTGAGTGGACAGATGGCTGAAATGGTTGGAGGAGTGGTGGAGACAGTTGGGGAGGAGCCAGAGCCCGAGTCTGAAGGCATCCCTGAGCAgcatgaagaggaagaagaggagctgACAAAG GTAGAAGAGGTAACATTAACCTTAGAGCCTGAGCCATGCTCTTTGACCCCGTCCCCACTGAGGGAGGAGGCCCCATCGACCAGAGGTTCAAGCCCAGGACTGCCAGCACAGACCACTGAATCCATCGCGGAGAGGATACCGTTTGACGTCACGCCCTGCGTCGTCCAATCGCTGGAGGAGAAGGACGAAGAGACGGAGGAGGGctccattgttgttgttgcaacCAACTGA
- the LOC108886973 gene encoding uncharacterized protein LOC108886973 isoform X4, with protein sequence MGCIGSRTITVDAVPVRKDGDQLSMEDTTSILPRLKRKSTNTYGIGALAKSSLSGVSGVTRSMKDKVTKPTAMAQGRVAHMIEWQSWGKPSAGPLGGAGHTNLQREKERRMENDAYSDLSDGEKEARFAAGIMQQFAISEATLFGWNSMDGESMGAGSNQGSVAHLSEVNQESITSRDQVLHHSSADVWPHTYVSQGLYCLSSSDAWDPITSQPSGVASPAAGSYIMAAGGSNGAGGTPGEGYEGTVSSYLQQHQAQLTLQQQSQLQQLQQLHHYQQQLLQYQQQQSMEHRLHSASHSLQATPNSTIHSLGPPTHPRLADLWGAAQVEAHQVEIVGQLSGQMAEMVGGVVETVGEEPEPESEGIPEQHEEEEEELTKVEEVTLTLEPEPCSLTPSPLREEAPSTRGSSPGLPAQTTESIAERIPFDVTPCVVQSLEEKDEETEEGSIVVVATN encoded by the exons TTGTCCATGGAGGACACTACTTCCATTCTGCCTCGTCTCAAGAGGAAGTCCACCAACACCTATGGGATCGGTGCTCTGGCTAAGTCCTCTCTGTcaggtgtgtcag GGGTGACTCGCTCCATGAAGGACAAAGTGACCAAGCCCACCGCCATGGCCCAGGGTCGCGTCGCTCACATGATTGAGTGGCAGAGCTGGGGCAAACCATCAGCGGGGCCGCTGGGAGGGGCGGGACACACCAACCTGcaaagggaaaaagagaggaggatggagaacGACGCTTACAGCGACCTTAGTGATGGCGAGAAGGAGGCCCGCTTTGCTGCAG GCATCATGCAGCAGTTTGCAATCTCTGAGGCGACTCTGTTTGGCTGGAACTCGATGGACGGGGAGAGTATGGGAGCTGGCTCCAACCAGGGCAGTGTTGCTCACCTTAGTGAGGTCAACCAGGAGAGCATCACCAGCAGAG ATCAGGTGCTGCACCACTCCTCTGCGGATGTCTGGCCTCACACCTACGTCTCACAAGGCCTCTACTGCCTGTCGTCCTCTGATGCCTGGGACCCAATAACCAGCCAGCCCTCGGGCGTGGCCTCGCCTGCCGCAGGCTCCTACATCATGGCTGCTG GTGGCAGCAATGGAGCAGGTGGTACACCTGGTGAGGGATACGAGGGGACGGTAAGTAGTTACCTTCAGCAGCACCAGGCTCAACtcaccctgcagcagcagagccaacTCCAACAGCTCCAGCAGCTTCACCACtaccagcagcagcttctgcaGTACCAACAACAACAG TCTATGGAGCACAGGCTACACAGTGCCTCCCATTCCCTCCAAGCCACTCCCAACAGTACCATCCACAGCCTCGGGCCTCCCACCCACCCTCGGCTAGCTGACCTGTGGGGAGCTGCGCAGGTCGAGGCTCACCAG GTGGAGATCGTTGGGCAGTTGAGTGGACAGATGGCTGAAATGGTTGGAGGAGTGGTGGAGACAGTTGGGGAGGAGCCAGAGCCCGAGTCTGAAGGCATCCCTGAGCAgcatgaagaggaagaagaggagctgACAAAG GTAGAAGAGGTAACATTAACCTTAGAGCCTGAGCCATGCTCTTTGACCCCGTCCCCACTGAGGGAGGAGGCCCCATCGACCAGAGGTTCAAGCCCAGGACTGCCAGCACAGACCACTGAATCCATCGCGGAGAGGATACCGTTTGACGTCACGCCCTGCGTCGTCCAATCGCTGGAGGAGAAGGACGAAGAGACGGAGGAGGGctccattgttgttgttgcaacCAACTGA
- the LOC108886973 gene encoding uncharacterized protein LOC108886973 isoform X6, with protein sequence MGCIGSRTITVDAVPVRKDGDQLSMEDTTSILPRLKRKSTNTYGIGALAKSSLSGVTRSMKDKVTKPTAMAQGRVAHMIEWQSWGKPSAGPLGGAGHTNLQREKERRMENDAYSDLSDGEKEARFAAGIMQQFAISEATLFGWNSMDGESMGAGSNQGSVAHLSEVNQESITSRDQVLHHSSADVWPHTYVSQGLYCLSSSDAWDPITSQPSGVASPAAGSYIMAAGGSNGAGGTPGEGYEGTVSSYLQQHQAQLTLQQQSQLQQLQQLHHYQQQLLQYQQQQSMEHRLHSASHSLQATPNSTIHSLGPPTHPRLADLWGAAQVEAHQVEIVGQLSGQMAEMVGGVVETVGEEPEPESEGIPEQHEEEEEELTKVEEVTLTLEPEPCSLTPSPLREEAPSTRGSSPGLPAQTTESIAERIPFDVTPCVVQSLEEKDEETEEGSIVVVATN encoded by the exons TTGTCCATGGAGGACACTACTTCCATTCTGCCTCGTCTCAAGAGGAAGTCCACCAACACCTATGGGATCGGTGCTCTGGCTAAGTCCTCTCTGTcag GGGTGACTCGCTCCATGAAGGACAAAGTGACCAAGCCCACCGCCATGGCCCAGGGTCGCGTCGCTCACATGATTGAGTGGCAGAGCTGGGGCAAACCATCAGCGGGGCCGCTGGGAGGGGCGGGACACACCAACCTGcaaagggaaaaagagaggaggatggagaacGACGCTTACAGCGACCTTAGTGATGGCGAGAAGGAGGCCCGCTTTGCTGCAG GCATCATGCAGCAGTTTGCAATCTCTGAGGCGACTCTGTTTGGCTGGAACTCGATGGACGGGGAGAGTATGGGAGCTGGCTCCAACCAGGGCAGTGTTGCTCACCTTAGTGAGGTCAACCAGGAGAGCATCACCAGCAGAG ATCAGGTGCTGCACCACTCCTCTGCGGATGTCTGGCCTCACACCTACGTCTCACAAGGCCTCTACTGCCTGTCGTCCTCTGATGCCTGGGACCCAATAACCAGCCAGCCCTCGGGCGTGGCCTCGCCTGCCGCAGGCTCCTACATCATGGCTGCTG GTGGCAGCAATGGAGCAGGTGGTACACCTGGTGAGGGATACGAGGGGACGGTAAGTAGTTACCTTCAGCAGCACCAGGCTCAACtcaccctgcagcagcagagccaacTCCAACAGCTCCAGCAGCTTCACCACtaccagcagcagcttctgcaGTACCAACAACAACAG TCTATGGAGCACAGGCTACACAGTGCCTCCCATTCCCTCCAAGCCACTCCCAACAGTACCATCCACAGCCTCGGGCCTCCCACCCACCCTCGGCTAGCTGACCTGTGGGGAGCTGCGCAGGTCGAGGCTCACCAG GTGGAGATCGTTGGGCAGTTGAGTGGACAGATGGCTGAAATGGTTGGAGGAGTGGTGGAGACAGTTGGGGAGGAGCCAGAGCCCGAGTCTGAAGGCATCCCTGAGCAgcatgaagaggaagaagaggagctgACAAAG GTAGAAGAGGTAACATTAACCTTAGAGCCTGAGCCATGCTCTTTGACCCCGTCCCCACTGAGGGAGGAGGCCCCATCGACCAGAGGTTCAAGCCCAGGACTGCCAGCACAGACCACTGAATCCATCGCGGAGAGGATACCGTTTGACGTCACGCCCTGCGTCGTCCAATCGCTGGAGGAGAAGGACGAAGAGACGGAGGAGGGctccattgttgttgttgcaacCAACTGA